One segment of Triticum aestivum cultivar Chinese Spring chromosome 2A, IWGSC CS RefSeq v2.1, whole genome shotgun sequence DNA contains the following:
- the LOC123187608 gene encoding membrane metalloprotease ARASP, chloroplastic-like — MIISKPPLRPSFHSPSLAAGPLRRHRHPHPHPHLANKPFSVAVAVAASPSDLLASVQSVASAASVLASIVLVHESGHFVAATSRGIHVSQFSIGFGPALASFRLGAVEYALRAIPLGGYVGFPDDDPESGFAPDDPDLLRNRPVPDRLLVVSAGVIANLIFAFLIIYAQAVTVGVPVQALLSGVLVPDVVPGSAAARSGLLAGDVILAVPGAAPDPSVPALVDLIKSSPNKKVLLKVSRAGPAAGDKPQFLDLTVVPDTSVDGTGRIGVQLSPNYRATRVHPRNASEATVLAVREFRALGGAVLDGLRQTFLNFSQTAEKVSGPVAIIAVGAEVARSSADGLFQFAAIINLNLAAINLLPLPALDGGTLALILLEAARGGQKIPREIERRIMSSGILLVLMVSMFLIVRDTLNLDFIKQNM; from the coding sequence ATGATTATCTCCAAGCCACCACTCCGCCCCTCTTTCCACTCgccctccctcgccgccggcccgctccgccgccaccgccacccccacccccacccccacctcgCCAACAAGCCcttctccgtcgccgtcgccgtcgcggcCTCCCCGTCCGACCTCCTCGCCAGCGTCCAGTCCGTCGCGTCCGCCGCGTCGGTCCTCGCGTCCATCGTGCTCGTCCACGAGTCCGGCCACTTCGTCGCCGCCACCTCCCGGGGCATCCACGTCTCCCAGTTCTCCATCGGCTTCGGCCCCGCCCTCGCCAGCTTCCGCCTCGGCGCCGTCGAGTACGCGCTCCGGGCCATCCCGCTCGGCGGCTACGTCGGCTTCCCCGACGACGACCCCGAGTCCGGCTTCGCGCCCGACGACCCCGACCTCCTCCGCAACCGCCCCGTCCCGGACCGCCTCCTCGTCGTCTCCGCGGGGGTCATCGCCAACCTCATCTTCGCCTTCCTCATCATCTACGCCCAGGCGGTCACCGTCGGCGTCCCCGTCCAGGCGCTGCTCTCCGGCGTCCTCGTCCCCGACGTCGTGCCCGGCTCCGCCGCCGCGCGCTCCGGGCTGCTCGCCGGCGATGTCATCCTCGCCGTCCCCGGCGCCGCGCCGGACCCGTCCGTGCCGGCCCTGGTCGACCTCATCAAATCCAGCCCCAACAAGAAGGTCCTCCTCAAGGTGTCAAGAGCCGGGCCTGCGGCCGGGGACAAGCCGCAGTTCCTCGACCTCACCGTCGTGCCGGACACGAGCGTCGACGGGACGGGGCGCATCGGCGTGCAGCTGTCGCCCAACTACCGGGCCACGCGCGTGCACCCAAGGAACGCGTCCGAGGCCACCGTCCTCGCCGTGCGCGAGTTCAGGGCGCTGGGCGGGGCCGTGCTCGACGGGCTCCGGCAGACGTTCCTCAACTTCTCGCAGACGGCGGAGAAGGTGTCGGGCCCGGTCGCCATAATCGCCGTCGGCGCGGAGGTGGCGAGGTCGAGCGCCGACGGGCTGTTCCAGTTCGCGGCGATCATCAACCTCAACCTCGCGGCGATCAACCTGCTGCCGCTGCCGGCGTTGGACGGCGGGACGCTGGCGCTGATCCTTCTGGAGGCGGCCCGCGGCGGGCAGAAGATCCCCCGTGAGATCGAGCGGAGGATAATGTCGTCGGGGATATTGCTGGTGCTCATGGTCAGCATGTTCCTCATCGTGCGCGACACGCTCAATCTAGACTTCATCAAACAGAATATGTAG